The Candidatus Hydrogenedens sp. genome contains a region encoding:
- the hisF gene encoding imidazole glycerol phosphate synthase subunit HisF, with protein MLCKRIIPCLDVADGRVVKGVKFLGLRDAGDPVEIARRYDEEGADEIVFLDIRASTDNRKTMLDVVQKTAEQVFMPLCVGGGIRTIEDIRLLLSAGADKVSINTPAILNPDFINESSARFGSQCIVVAIDAKKVGNRYIVKSHGGRDGGKPTELEPVAWAMEAERRGAGEILLTAMDADGTKEGYDIELTRAVAEAVNIPVIASGGAGNLEHLRSALQEGKADAALAASIFHFAEYSIREAKEFLANHGVPVRL; from the coding sequence GTGCTGTGTAAACGTATTATACCTTGTTTAGATGTGGCTGATGGTCGAGTTGTAAAAGGTGTAAAATTCTTAGGTTTGCGTGATGCGGGCGACCCTGTTGAAATAGCTCGCCGTTATGATGAAGAGGGAGCAGACGAAATTGTATTTTTAGACATTCGCGCCTCAACAGATAATCGTAAAACGATGTTAGATGTCGTTCAGAAAACAGCCGAACAGGTATTTATGCCTCTTTGTGTTGGAGGCGGTATCCGAACCATAGAAGATATTCGTCTTCTTCTTAGTGCAGGTGCGGATAAAGTTTCCATAAATACCCCCGCCATCCTAAATCCCGATTTTATTAATGAGTCTTCTGCTCGTTTCGGTTCGCAATGTATTGTCGTCGCCATCGATGCCAAAAAGGTAGGTAATCGCTATATCGTGAAAAGTCACGGTGGTAGAGATGGTGGCAAACCTACCGAATTAGAACCCGTAGCATGGGCTATGGAAGCAGAACGACGTGGGGCTGGAGAAATTTTACTTACCGCTATGGATGCTGATGGTACCAAAGAAGGTTACGACATTGAACTAACTCGTGCAGTAGCAGAAGCAGTTAATATTCCCGTTATCGCCAGCGGTGGCGCAGGGAATTTAGAACATCTGCGGTCCGCCTTACAGGAAGGCAAAGCAGACGCTGCTCTTGCTGCATCTATCTTCCATTTTGCAGAATATTCCATTCGCGAAGCAAAAGAATTTCTTGCAAACCATGGTGTTCCTGTGCGATTATAA
- a CDS encoding alpha-glucosidase/alpha-galactosidase — translation MSKICFLGAGSTVFAKNVLGDCMHVEALRDATVALLDIDPERLGESERMVKNLNRTLGADMKIESYLAEDADKAFKDANYIVNAIQVGGYEPCTVIDFEIPKKYGLRQTIGDTLGIGGIFRALRTIPVMLKYCEVIEKVAPDALLLNYTNPMAMVTGAILKATSVRTVGLCHSVQVCAPQLCLMLELPDDNLQWRIAGINHQAWLLEVKRDGKDLYPEIKRRAELPEYRWKDTVRFEIMKRFGYYVTESSEHNAEYVPWFIKSKAPQLIDEFNIPLDEYLKRCIAQIEAWKYIRDELTSLDKPLSHERTHEYASYILEAIETGKPFTFGGNVLNYGLITNLPYKCCVEVMCVADRSGITPTYVGDLPVQCAGLNRTNINVQEVTIEAVLTGKKEHIYQAAMLDPHTSAELTIDEIVHLCDDLIEAHGSWLPEFH, via the coding sequence ATGAGCAAGATTTGTTTTTTAGGTGCGGGAAGTACTGTTTTTGCGAAGAATGTTTTAGGTGATTGTATGCATGTTGAAGCACTTCGGGATGCGACGGTTGCATTATTGGATATTGACCCAGAACGGTTGGGTGAATCAGAGCGAATGGTCAAAAATCTGAATAGGACGTTAGGGGCGGATATGAAGATTGAGTCATATCTGGCTGAAGATGCGGATAAGGCGTTTAAGGATGCAAATTATATTGTTAACGCCATACAGGTAGGTGGTTATGAACCATGTACTGTAATTGATTTTGAAATTCCTAAGAAGTATGGATTAAGGCAAACAATAGGCGATACTTTAGGTATTGGAGGTATTTTCCGTGCATTGCGGACTATCCCTGTGATGTTGAAGTATTGCGAAGTTATTGAAAAGGTAGCCCCCGATGCTCTCCTGTTGAATTATACGAATCCAATGGCAATGGTTACAGGGGCTATCTTAAAAGCGACGTCAGTGCGAACAGTGGGTTTATGTCATAGCGTTCAGGTATGTGCACCACAATTATGTTTGATGTTAGAACTACCAGACGATAATTTGCAGTGGAGGATTGCAGGTATTAATCATCAGGCATGGTTATTGGAAGTGAAACGGGATGGAAAAGACTTGTATCCCGAAATTAAACGTCGGGCGGAACTGCCAGAATACCGCTGGAAGGATACAGTTCGATTCGAAATTATGAAACGGTTCGGATATTATGTGACCGAGTCGAGTGAACATAATGCGGAATATGTTCCGTGGTTTATCAAGAGTAAAGCACCACAGTTAATTGATGAATTTAATATACCTTTGGATGAATATCTAAAACGTTGTATTGCACAGATAGAAGCGTGGAAATATATCAGGGATGAATTGACAAGTTTAGATAAGCCATTGTCTCACGAACGAACACATGAATATGCATCGTATATATTAGAAGCGATAGAAACAGGGAAGCCATTTACCTTTGGTGGAAATGTATTAAATTATGGGTTGATTACTAACCTGCCCTATAAATGTTGTGTTGAAGTGATGTGTGTTGCAGACCGTAGCGGAATAACGCCTACCTATGTTGGAGACTTGCCTGTACAATGTGCAGGACTTAATCGGACAAATATAAATGTGCAGGAGGTTACTATCGAAGCAGTTTTGACAGGGAAGAAGGAACATATCTATCAAGCGGCAATGTTAGACCCACACACATCAGCGGAACTGACTATTGATGAAATTGTACATCTCTGTGATGACCTGATTGAGGCTCACGGCTCCTGGTTACCAGAATTCCATTAA
- a CDS encoding glycosyltransferase family 2 protein: protein MKIENAVEISIVIPVYNEAENITTVLDEIIAVMDNLGRSYEIITVDDGSKDNTFEILKKYHEEKPQVKVIRLTRNFGQHPALYAGFNYSQGNVIVTIDADGQNPPQEIPTLIKTLEEGNYDFVQGWRQSRQDSIFRTFFSRIVNWIITKITRVQLMDMGCGMACFNRPTIKKLIQATHHSRYIPAEVAWMGLKINSLPITQRKRKKGRSRYKIWSLFWINFDIIASISTLPVEIMGFIGFLFAIIGFGIGLRILLRRILWNMTYNDMATVTALFFILVGVQILCTSILCAYISRTYREVQHRPYYIIEQVLTDEHR, encoded by the coding sequence ATGAAAATAGAAAACGCGGTAGAAATAAGCATTGTTATTCCAGTTTATAATGAAGCGGAAAATATTACCACAGTATTAGATGAAATTATCGCGGTCATGGATAATTTAGGTCGTTCGTATGAAATTATAACCGTGGATGATGGCAGTAAAGATAATACATTTGAAATTTTAAAAAAGTATCATGAAGAAAAACCGCAGGTAAAAGTTATCCGCTTGACACGCAACTTTGGTCAACATCCAGCATTATACGCAGGGTTTAATTATTCACAGGGGAATGTCATTGTTACTATTGATGCAGATGGTCAGAATCCACCTCAGGAAATTCCAACGTTAATAAAAACATTAGAAGAAGGCAACTACGACTTTGTCCAAGGCTGGCGACAATCTCGGCAGGATAGTATATTCCGCACATTTTTCTCACGAATAGTAAACTGGATTATCACAAAAATAACCCGTGTCCAATTAATGGATATGGGATGTGGTATGGCTTGTTTCAATCGCCCCACTATAAAGAAACTGATTCAGGCAACTCATCATTCACGATATATTCCTGCTGAGGTGGCATGGATGGGACTTAAAATAAACTCTCTTCCGATTACTCAAAGAAAACGAAAAAAAGGTCGAAGTAGATATAAGATTTGGTCTTTATTTTGGATTAATTTTGATATCATTGCGAGCATCAGCACATTACCAGTAGAGATAATGGGCTTTATCGGTTTCCTCTTTGCAATTATTGGCTTTGGAATTGGTCTTAGAATATTATTACGACGTATCTTATGGAACATGACATATAATGATATGGCAACGGTAACAGCCCTATTCTTTATCCTCGTCGGTGTGCAAATCCTATGTACCAGTATCCTTTGTGCGTACATAAGCCGTACATATCGCGAAGTTCAACATAGACCCTACTACATTATAGAACAGGTTTTAACTGATGAGCACCGTTGA
- a CDS encoding phospholipase D-like domain-containing protein gives MTIIYQLLVEHFFTVVGFLFAVFLILKIVSEHRRPGGAISWVVAILFAPYIGVPLYFIFGGRKIAKKINRKEPLYATPSIKPEQPIKNPIERVLLSSGMPPIRRTHSVLFSFDGVEAYNRLIQIINEAKEYIYCTTFILGKDKTGLSIINALAEKAKQGIRVCLLLDSLGCLTVTKKTLAHLIQSGGEVGFFLPVLPLRRKWSANLRNHRKIVIVDGTIAMIGGMNLSDNFMGPVPSPKRFLDNTVFLKGEAIYDIEQVFRSDWYFTTEKELPEPKTDSFNTETNAHSLPGLVQVVASGPDVSEDTLYDAILTACMEAKERIWIVTPYFVPDEPILKALNLQARAGVDVSIIMPKHSNHRVADFARGPALRELLDSGANIWFYEKGMVHSKLLVFDRFLAVTGSPNLDIRSMYLNFEIALFHYSPNEIDAVAGWTYQLMNNSKKISSLSDNTYQIWLENLSLLIAPLI, from the coding sequence ATGACTATTATCTATCAACTCTTAGTTGAACATTTTTTTACAGTCGTCGGGTTTCTATTTGCGGTGTTCCTTATCCTTAAAATTGTCAGCGAACATCGTCGTCCTGGCGGTGCTATATCATGGGTTGTAGCGATTCTCTTTGCTCCATATATCGGCGTCCCTTTGTATTTCATATTCGGAGGCAGAAAAATAGCCAAGAAGATTAATCGAAAAGAACCTCTATATGCTACCCCAAGCATAAAACCTGAGCAACCCATAAAAAATCCAATAGAACGAGTCCTTTTATCATCTGGCATGCCTCCCATACGACGGACACATTCCGTATTATTCTCGTTTGATGGTGTTGAAGCCTATAACAGATTGATACAAATTATAAATGAAGCAAAAGAGTACATTTATTGCACAACCTTTATTTTGGGCAAGGATAAAACAGGTTTGAGTATCATCAATGCATTAGCAGAAAAAGCCAAGCAAGGGATTCGAGTATGTTTGCTATTAGATAGCCTTGGATGTCTAACTGTTACAAAAAAAACACTTGCACACTTAATACAATCAGGTGGAGAAGTGGGTTTCTTTCTACCCGTTCTACCCTTACGACGGAAATGGTCTGCAAACCTTCGCAATCACCGAAAAATTGTGATTGTCGATGGAACCATTGCCATGATAGGTGGGATGAATCTCTCGGATAATTTTATGGGTCCTGTGCCTTCGCCCAAAAGATTCCTGGATAATACAGTCTTCTTAAAAGGGGAAGCCATTTACGATATTGAACAAGTATTTCGTAGCGATTGGTATTTCACAACAGAGAAAGAACTGCCAGAACCCAAAACAGATTCTTTCAATACCGAGACGAATGCCCACTCCCTTCCAGGGCTTGTGCAAGTTGTCGCCAGCGGTCCTGATGTTTCCGAAGACACCCTATATGATGCCATACTCACCGCATGTATGGAAGCAAAGGAACGAATCTGGATTGTTACACCCTACTTCGTCCCAGATGAACCCATCTTAAAAGCACTTAACCTCCAAGCACGAGCAGGAGTAGATGTTTCTATCATTATGCCCAAACATTCCAACCACAGGGTAGCCGATTTTGCTCGTGGTCCTGCCCTTCGCGAACTCCTCGATAGCGGTGCGAATATATGGTTTTATGAGAAAGGCATGGTGCACTCTAAATTACTTGTATTTGACCGATTTCTTGCTGTAACTGGTTCGCCCAATTTAGATATTCGCAGTATGTATCTCAACTTTGAAATTGCACTGTTCCACTACTCCCCAAATGAAATTGATGCTGTTGCAGGCTGGACTTATCAACTCATGAATAATTCAAAAAAGATATCCTCACTCTCCGACAATACATATCAAATCTGGCTCGAGAATCTCAGTCTCCTCATCGCACCTCTAATATAG
- a CDS encoding cytochrome c biogenesis protein CcdA, which produces MKKTKFYFITIFISVFLSSITINTMAQWQKPSKEPQISYNVFAEYDTIKPELPVKIAIQFQLEAEWHINSNKPLDEFLIPTELLFEENPSIQLIKIVYPPSKEVNLSFSSEPLSVFENDFFIGIELIVLPNIENRNLIELVGSLKYQACNDRQCLPPTSIPVKLSLNLGDNSIPANDNIQQKIKSIQWDKAESLPEKETAQQEKFSDQTSSSPKSTMVSDQGTWEELINDFHIVSRLDGYANRNEFIQFIESTEQEGSTIVSKKGNRSIISLLFIILIGGLALNLTPCVLPVIPLNLAIIGAGARAGSRIRGFLLGLAYGLGISLVYGGLGIAVVLGISKTFGAINSTYWFNGLITLLFIILALAMFDFIIIDFSRFQSYLGSRRNTKGSFFVALFMGGVSALLAGACVAPVVISTILQAQDLYSQGYSSALFLPLLLGVGMALPWPVLGAGMTLLPKPGKWMEYVKYAFGVFLLCLAGYYGYTTYSLFNIGSIQTEQITEGWRTSLAEGLNEAKTTNQPVIIDFWATWCKNCLVMNKTVLPDETVRQKLSNFVKIKYQAENPDAPETRKVLDHFEVLGLPTFIILKPKEK; this is translated from the coding sequence ATGAAGAAAACAAAATTCTATTTTATTACTATTTTTATATCTGTTTTCCTATCTTCTATTACTATAAATACAATGGCTCAATGGCAAAAACCTTCTAAAGAACCTCAAATAAGTTATAACGTCTTTGCAGAATATGACACCATAAAACCAGAACTCCCTGTTAAAATAGCAATACAATTTCAATTAGAAGCTGAATGGCATATTAATAGTAATAAACCTTTAGATGAATTTTTAATACCCACAGAACTTCTGTTTGAAGAAAATCCTTCAATCCAACTAATAAAAATAGTATATCCTCCTTCTAAAGAAGTGAACTTATCCTTTTCATCAGAGCCATTATCTGTATTTGAAAATGATTTCTTCATTGGTATCGAACTCATAGTTCTACCGAATATTGAAAACCGTAATTTGATAGAATTAGTAGGCTCCCTGAAATATCAAGCATGTAATGACCGACAATGTCTTCCTCCAACGTCTATCCCAGTTAAATTATCCCTAAATTTAGGTGATAATTCTATCCCAGCGAACGACAACATACAACAAAAAATAAAATCTATACAATGGGACAAAGCAGAATCCCTTCCCGAAAAAGAAACAGCCCAACAAGAAAAATTTTCCGACCAAACTTCATCATCCCCCAAAAGCACGATGGTTTCTGACCAAGGAACCTGGGAAGAACTTATAAACGATTTTCATATCGTATCCCGATTAGATGGTTACGCCAATCGAAATGAATTTATACAATTTATAGAATCTACTGAGCAAGAAGGCTCCACCATAGTCTCTAAAAAAGGCAATCGTAGCATTATTTCCCTACTATTTATCATCCTCATCGGTGGACTTGCTTTAAATCTTACGCCGTGTGTATTACCTGTAATCCCATTAAATCTGGCGATTATTGGTGCAGGAGCACGGGCAGGCTCACGCATACGCGGGTTTTTACTCGGTTTAGCCTATGGATTAGGAATCTCTCTTGTCTACGGTGGGTTAGGTATTGCAGTTGTTTTAGGCATTTCCAAAACATTTGGTGCTATCAACTCAACCTACTGGTTCAATGGCTTGATAACATTATTATTCATTATATTAGCATTAGCCATGTTTGACTTTATTATCATCGATTTTTCACGATTCCAATCCTATCTCGGCTCCCGCAGAAACACAAAGGGAAGTTTCTTCGTCGCCTTATTTATGGGCGGAGTATCTGCATTATTAGCAGGTGCTTGCGTGGCTCCTGTGGTTATATCTACAATACTGCAAGCACAGGATTTATATAGTCAGGGTTATTCTTCTGCTCTCTTCCTCCCTTTATTATTAGGTGTAGGAATGGCTTTGCCCTGGCCTGTGTTAGGTGCGGGTATGACACTTCTACCCAAACCTGGCAAATGGATGGAATACGTTAAATACGCCTTTGGTGTGTTCTTACTTTGTCTTGCAGGTTATTATGGATACACAACCTATTCATTGTTTAACATAGGAAGTATCCAGACAGAACAAATCACAGAAGGTTGGCGTACTTCATTAGCAGAAGGATTAAACGAAGCAAAAACAACAAACCAGCCTGTTATTATTGACTTTTGGGCAACATGGTGTAAAAATTGCCTTGTCATGAATAAGACTGTTTTACCTGACGAAACAGTTCGACAGAAGCTGAGCAACTTTGTCAAAATTAAATACCAAGCAGAAAACCCCGATGCACCCGAAACCCGAAAAGTTCTCGACCATTTTGAAGTGTTAGGTCTACCAACATTTATCATACTTAAACCAAAAGAAAAATAA
- a CDS encoding polysaccharide deacetylase family protein produces MRNKVLFFIMCLTITVSVCAQDQPKKIPLVERLGFPPNAKVLIINADDFGMNHATNMATIRALRVGGVTSSTVMVPCPWFPEAVSLIKENPKASVGVHTTLTSEWGKYKWGPVLGRTAVPSLCDEMGYFYADVPFVYLNAKPEEAEKEVRAQIDKALSAGIDVTHIDSHMGTLQYAPGYHEIYIKIAKDYNLPCRMAGRELMKKYGGEYLIDKADELGVLHPDELFMDDPPTIEATESWWKERLAQIPEGKVSEIYIHCGELTPEMKATTGSAGRRTADTEFFCKPETREYIKSLGIELISYKELRYLQREGKPMPRVQYGWATE; encoded by the coding sequence ATGAGAAACAAAGTTTTGTTTTTTATTATGTGTTTAACAATCACCGTTTCTGTTTGTGCTCAGGACCAACCAAAGAAAATTCCTTTGGTTGAACGATTGGGATTTCCACCTAACGCAAAAGTATTGATTATTAATGCGGATGATTTCGGAATGAATCATGCAACCAATATGGCGACGATTCGGGCTTTGAGAGTGGGTGGTGTTACTTCATCAACTGTGATGGTCCCCTGTCCATGGTTTCCAGAAGCGGTGAGTTTAATCAAGGAAAATCCAAAAGCCAGCGTAGGTGTGCATACGACATTAACCAGTGAATGGGGAAAATATAAATGGGGTCCTGTATTGGGAAGGACTGCGGTTCCAAGTTTATGTGATGAGATGGGCTACTTCTATGCAGATGTGCCCTTTGTGTATTTAAATGCAAAACCTGAAGAAGCAGAGAAAGAAGTTCGAGCACAGATAGATAAGGCTTTATCCGCGGGGATTGATGTAACACATATTGATTCTCATATGGGCACATTACAATATGCACCAGGGTACCACGAAATATATATCAAAATTGCAAAAGATTATAATTTGCCCTGTCGTATGGCAGGTCGTGAATTAATGAAAAAATACGGTGGTGAGTATTTAATAGATAAAGCAGATGAATTAGGTGTTTTACATCCCGATGAACTATTTATGGATGACCCACCAACGATTGAAGCAACTGAAAGTTGGTGGAAAGAACGATTAGCACAAATTCCTGAAGGCAAAGTATCTGAAATTTATATTCATTGTGGTGAATTGACCCCTGAAATGAAGGCTACTACAGGTTCCGCAGGTCGCAGAACAGCGGACACAGAATTCTTCTGCAAACCAGAAACACGGGAGTACATCAAATCGCTTGGAATAGAATTGATAAGTTATAAAGAATTGCGTTACCTCCAACGGGAAGGAAAACCCATGCCTCGTGTTCAATACGGCTGGGCAACAGAATAG
- a CDS encoding 3-hydroxyacyl-CoA dehydrogenase/enoyl-CoA hydratase family protein, which produces MREIRKAAVLGSGVMGAAIAAHLANCGVPSIMLDIVTPNLSEDEKKNPKKRNALVEGNKANLLKAKPSPLYSKSYLNMIETGNFEDDMHKIADCDWIIEVVMENLDIKKQVYAQVAQHRKPGSIVTSNTSGIPIRAMAKDMPKEMSQHFMGTHFFNPPRYLRLLELIPGPDTLPEVIETMAWFGENVLGKGIVYAKDTPNFIANRILTFTMSWILHEMTKEGLTVEEIDALTGPAIGHASSATFRTADLVGLDTFVKVVKNVYDGCPDDECRDYFKMPDWVEKMVEKKLWGNKTGSGFYKKTDKKDEKGKAIVQAIDPATVEYRDPIKAKFECTGAVRSIEDLAEKLKVMHFSEDKGSKFVFKMFANVAKYAGNRIPEISDDIVNIDNAVKWGFAWEAGIFETWDLLGFDEVCKRMKDEGFELPAIAKAVIEAGGKSFYKTENGVEYYFDVASKSYKPVPKNPKEIRLASVKAQPNKEIDRNDSASLIDIGDGIICCEFHCKMNAVDADIVTMLSKGVDLLEEGKYEGMVVANQGPHFSAGANLFLILGQIMQQDWNAIEAMVRGLQGANMRMKYCSKPVVIAPHHYTFGGGLEICMHGAKCVIAGETYAGLVEAGVGVIPAGGGTKEMTVRALELIPEGVSADPFPFIRRSFEDIAMAKVGTSGAEVVELGYLRPTDIIEPNFELQVGRAKNVCLSLIQAGYRPPRPPRLWALGETPRAAFEAAVWGMKEAGFASEHDMLIATKVAYILTGGDRAEGTPITEQDLLDLECEAFCSLCGTEKTQQRIQHMLTTGKPLRN; this is translated from the coding sequence ATGAGGGAAATTCGAAAGGCAGCAGTTTTAGGCTCTGGCGTAATGGGTGCAGCAATTGCGGCACACCTTGCCAACTGTGGAGTTCCCAGTATTATGCTGGATATTGTAACTCCCAACCTCTCTGAGGATGAGAAAAAGAATCCAAAGAAACGTAATGCGCTGGTCGAGGGTAACAAGGCAAATCTGCTTAAAGCGAAACCGTCACCTCTTTACAGTAAAAGTTATCTGAACATGATAGAGACAGGTAACTTTGAGGATGACATGCACAAGATAGCAGATTGTGACTGGATTATCGAAGTAGTGATGGAAAACCTGGATATCAAAAAGCAGGTATATGCACAGGTGGCTCAACATCGTAAGCCTGGAAGTATTGTTACGTCAAACACCAGCGGTATCCCAATTCGTGCTATGGCAAAAGATATGCCGAAAGAAATGAGCCAGCATTTTATGGGTACCCACTTTTTCAATCCACCTCGTTATTTAAGATTATTAGAGTTGATTCCGGGACCGGATACACTCCCTGAGGTGATTGAGACCATGGCATGGTTTGGCGAAAATGTATTAGGCAAAGGTATTGTTTATGCAAAAGATACGCCAAACTTTATTGCCAATCGTATTCTAACCTTTACAATGTCGTGGATACTCCATGAAATGACGAAGGAAGGTTTAACGGTTGAAGAGATTGATGCTCTTACAGGACCTGCAATTGGACATGCCAGTTCTGCGACCTTCCGTACCGCAGATTTAGTTGGTCTGGATACATTCGTTAAGGTTGTAAAGAATGTATACGATGGCTGTCCGGATGATGAGTGCAGGGATTACTTTAAGATGCCCGATTGGGTAGAGAAGATGGTAGAGAAAAAACTGTGGGGGAATAAAACAGGTAGTGGGTTCTATAAGAAGACAGATAAGAAAGATGAAAAGGGTAAAGCAATTGTTCAAGCAATTGACCCTGCCACAGTAGAATATCGTGACCCGATAAAAGCAAAGTTTGAATGCACAGGTGCAGTCCGTAGTATTGAAGATCTTGCGGAAAAATTGAAGGTAATGCATTTCAGCGAAGATAAAGGTTCTAAATTTGTATTTAAGATGTTTGCTAATGTTGCTAAATATGCAGGGAATCGTATCCCTGAAATTTCGGATGATATAGTTAACATTGATAATGCAGTAAAGTGGGGATTTGCGTGGGAAGCAGGCATCTTTGAAACCTGGGATTTGTTAGGTTTTGACGAAGTTTGCAAGCGAATGAAAGATGAAGGGTTTGAATTACCAGCCATTGCAAAAGCAGTAATAGAAGCAGGTGGCAAATCCTTCTATAAAACAGAAAATGGTGTTGAGTATTACTTTGATGTGGCTTCGAAATCTTATAAGCCAGTACCCAAGAACCCGAAAGAGATTCGTTTGGCATCTGTCAAAGCACAGCCCAATAAAGAGATTGATAGAAACGACAGTGCCAGTTTGATTGACATTGGTGATGGAATTATTTGCTGTGAATTTCATTGCAAGATGAATGCAGTGGATGCAGATATTGTTACCATGTTGAGTAAAGGAGTAGACCTTCTGGAAGAAGGTAAATATGAGGGTATGGTTGTAGCAAACCAAGGACCGCATTTCAGTGCTGGTGCTAATCTGTTCCTGATTTTAGGGCAAATCATGCAACAGGATTGGAACGCTATTGAAGCAATGGTACGTGGTTTGCAGGGAGCCAATATGCGGATGAAATATTGTTCTAAGCCAGTGGTTATAGCACCGCATCATTATACCTTCGGTGGCGGACTTGAAATCTGTATGCATGGTGCAAAATGTGTGATTGCAGGGGAAACCTATGCAGGATTGGTAGAAGCTGGCGTTGGTGTTATTCCCGCAGGTGGCGGAACAAAAGAAATGACGGTTCGGGCTTTAGAATTAATACCTGAAGGAGTAAGTGCAGATCCATTCCCATTTATTCGCCGTTCCTTTGAAGATATTGCTATGGCGAAGGTCGGCACCAGTGGTGCTGAGGTTGTTGAATTAGGTTACTTAAGACCTACCGATATAATTGAACCGAATTTTGAACTTCAAGTGGGCAGGGCAAAGAATGTATGCTTGAGCTTGATACAAGCAGGCTATCGTCCTCCACGTCCACCAAGATTATGGGCATTAGGTGAAACTCCACGTGCAGCATTTGAAGCGGCGGTATGGGGAATGAAAGAAGCTGGATTTGCATCAGAGCACGATATGCTAATCGCAACCAAGGTGGCTTATATCCTGACTGGTGGCGATCGTGCGGAAGGAACACCAATCACCGAACAAGACCTGCTTGATTTGGAATGTGAAGCCTTCTGCAGTCTTTGCGGAACAGAAAAAACACAACAAAGAATTCAACACATGTTAACCACAGGTAAACCATTGCGGAATTAA
- a CDS encoding thiolase family protein, with protein sequence MEKAYIVAACRTAVGKSKKGSAIAHVRPDDLLAAVLKEVVKRSGIPAERFQDCIIGCAFPEAEAGMNVGRIGLLIAGLPDTIAGETVNRFCSSGLDTMAILSSKIECDMLDVGIAGGVESMSVIPMGGNKTCPNPRLIRENPRAYTSMGQCADNVANDFGITREECDQWALRSNQLASKAIKEGKFKEEIVPIEVKGLDGKTFIFDTDEGPRPDTTLEGLAKLKLAFQGPAGKGVTTAGNASQTSCGAAATVIVSEDIVKEFNLKPLARLRGYAVGAGDPGYLGPAQIPAIQEACRQAGITLEDIGLIECNEAFASQTLYVIKTLGLNPDIVNVNGGAIALGHPLGCTGAKLACTLIYEMRRRGVKWGLETMCIGGGMGGAGVFELCE encoded by the coding sequence ATGGAAAAAGCATATATTGTAGCAGCATGTAGAACTGCGGTAGGTAAGTCCAAAAAAGGAAGTGCCATCGCACATGTCCGCCCAGATGATTTATTAGCGGCAGTATTAAAAGAGGTCGTGAAACGGTCAGGTATACCTGCCGAGCGATTTCAGGATTGTATTATCGGTTGTGCGTTCCCAGAGGCAGAAGCAGGGATGAATGTCGGTCGTATTGGCTTGTTAATTGCTGGTTTACCAGATACTATCGCAGGTGAAACTGTAAATCGGTTTTGTTCATCAGGTCTGGATACGATGGCTATTCTTTCTTCGAAAATTGAATGTGACATGTTAGATGTCGGTATTGCAGGTGGTGTCGAAAGTATGAGTGTTATCCCAATGGGCGGTAACAAAACGTGTCCAAATCCACGCCTGATTCGTGAAAATCCTCGTGCCTATACATCTATGGGACAATGTGCTGATAATGTTGCTAATGATTTTGGTATTACACGCGAAGAATGTGACCAATGGGCACTTCGTAGTAACCAATTAGCATCAAAGGCTATTAAGGAAGGAAAATTTAAGGAAGAAATTGTCCCGATAGAAGTGAAAGGTCTGGATGGAAAAACCTTCATATTCGATACTGATGAAGGTCCACGACCGGATACAACGCTTGAAGGGTTAGCCAAATTGAAACTCGCATTTCAGGGTCCCGCAGGTAAAGGTGTAACAACAGCAGGAAATGCAAGCCAAACCAGTTGCGGTGCCGCTGCGACAGTTATTGTGAGTGAGGATATTGTAAAAGAGTTCAACTTGAAACCGTTGGCACGGTTAAGGGGATACGCAGTTGGCGCTGGGGACCCGGGATACTTAGGACCTGCTCAAATTCCTGCTATTCAAGAAGCATGTCGTCAGGCAGGAATTACATTGGAAGACATTGGTTTGATTGAATGTAATGAAGCGTTTGCTTCACAAACGCTGTATGTAATCAAAACTCTGGGCTTAAACCCAGACATCGTAAATGTTAATGGTGGTGCCATTGCTCTTGGACATCCCTTAGGTTGCACTGGTGCAAAACTCGCATGCACACTGATATATGAAATGAGACGCCGTGGTGTAAAATGGGGTCTCGAGACTATGTGTATTGGTGGTGGTATGGGTGGTGCCGGTGTTTTCGAACTCTGTGAATAA